The sequence AGCCCAAACTTCCGGGGCATTGATCAAATCCACGCTCCAAACAATAGACTTACCACTCTTTAACTGGTCGGATTTGATCTCGGGAATGGGTTCTTCCAAAATTTCTGTATCCAGCACCTGCTGCATCTTGTTGTAATCCAAACGGGCCAAATCTTTTCTGAGGGCCAGAACGTCAATCACCTCAGGTAGCATCTGGCAGTTTACCAGGTTGCCTATCCATAAGGGCATAATATCCTTCACCTTCCCCTGGGCTTCCAGCTCACGGAGCAGGGAAATAAGCCCTGCTTGCTCCTGAAGGGCAAATGCCTTCAAGGTATTCACCACATAGGCTCTCCTGTCGGAAAGGTTTCTTTGCTGGCGGCTGTTTTCAAGCAGCAAGGCCTCATCATATTGCGCAGTAAGCCTGATGTTGACGGAGATGAATTCCTCAGCGGATTTCTCGCTGATGGTTTCCTGCAGTGAAGGGGTAATCATGGGCTGTGCCCATAAGGACTGCGCCAAGATCAGGTTAATGAATAAAAACAAAACAGGGTAAAAACGCTTCATTGGGTAGAAATTAATGAATAAAATATGATGATAATGCATTAAAAATTCTGAAAGGATTAATTAAACTGGAGAGTTTTTTTCATAGAGATTACAAAAATATCAAAATTGTTTTATTTGGACCGCTTTTTGATGATTAATCCTTAAGTAAATAAGGGTGAAAAAATAAAAAACTAAAGAATTAGTTAAAAAACTAAAAAAATAGTTACATTTGGCCTGATATTTGAAGATAATAAAACAGAGAGAAATGAAAGAATTAACGAAAGCAGAAGAACAAGTGATGCAAATCCTATGGGAGATCAAATCAGGCTTTGTTAGGGATATCCGCGACAAGTTCCGTGAGCCCCGTCCTGCCATTACGACGGTATCCACCATTGTTCGCATCCTTGAGCAAAAAGGATTCGTAAAGCACAAGGCTTATGGGAAAACTCACGAATATTACCCTGCAGTGGAAAAGAAGACCTATACCCGGGTCATGATGAAAGGTATCCTGAGGAAATATTTCAGCAACTCTTTGCGGCAGATGGTAAGTTTCTTTTCGCAGGAAAAGGGCCTGACAGTATCTGAACTGGAAGAACTCAAGCGCATCATCGATGAGGAGATCAGAAAGCAGGAGGGATGAGAGGTGAGCGGCGAGAAATGAGAAATGAGTGATTAGAGATAATAGATGAGAAATGAGGGTTGAGCAGTTTTTAGAATTTGCCAAATAAAAATAACTCGGACAGTTAATACATAAAACAAATGAGGGCATTGCTAAATTTCAGTCTGATCTTAATGCTTTCCGTCCAGGTGATTGGACAGGATCGCGTTGTTTTTAGATCTCAGATCAGGGAGTTTCACGACCTTGAAGACCATCATTCAATTATCCATTTGCTTGATTCAGTTTTTGAAGGTTCGCAGCTTTCTTCAGAGTTTGCCTTTTACAAGGGTAGGGCCCTTTTTCATTCAGGCACAAACACAGAAGCCCGTGAGTTTCTTCTTCCACTTGAAAATGATAGTATTTTAGGGCGCCGGGTAACCCAAATGCTGGCTACGATTGCACAACAGCAAAGAAACCATACGGAAGCCCTGGGATATTTGCTAAAACTGAGTCAATACTTCCCTGAAAACCCGGTATACCTTCAGCGCGTTGCCCGCATTTTTTATTCCGAAGAGAATTATCCCGCCGCAATGAACTATATGCTTACAGCCTATCGCCTCGACACCTTAAACCAAACCTCCATTGCTGAGCTGGCTGACATTTTGATGAAACTCGAAATGCTGGAAAATGCCTTTAGCTTGTTAAGCAACGGAATTGAACTTTTTCCCGGGAACTTACTTTTCCGAAGGCAAATGGTAAGCGTTTGTTACCGCCAGAAAAAAATGATGGATGTCATTGCGCATGGTTCTTTCTTAACCGCACAGGGTGATACCATTCCAACGGTTGTGAGATTAAAGGCATTTGCTTATTTCGATCTGGTTGATCTCGATAAATCTGAATTCTGGCTTGACTACCTTTTAGACAGGGAATTCACCAGCGAAGATATTTTCTTTTATAAGGGTAAGGTGACTGAAGCCAGGGGAAATATCAGTGAAGCCTTAGGGTATTATGAAACTGCTGTAAAAATGACCCTTTCGCCCAACTTCAACCCCTTTCTTTTGCAACTTGCCATTTCGCTTCAGGAAAACCAGCAATATCAGGAATCCGTTCGATGGTTGCAATATGGCCGGTTTTTTAAGGATAGCCCCGAGCTAATCTATTATCTCGCCCGGAACTTTGACCTGTTTTATCAGGACAAGCAACCTGCAATGCAACATTACCAGATGTTTATTGACAGCGCAGGTGATGATTTAGAGGAGCAGCGCGCCTATGCCCGGCAGCGGGTTAGAGAATTACGTGAATTATTGCATCTTCAGGGTAAATAACTAAATATCAAGATCATGAACACTTTATTCACTTTTCTTTTCTGGACCTCCGCATATTTTATTCTTTTGGGGCTGGTATATCATTTTCTTGTCAGGCCTCAGAATAATCCGGGTTTTTCAAGGGTATTTCTTTTAGGCGGCTTACTTCTTTCCCTGTTAGCTGGGTTTGGATTCCTTGTCCGGACTCTTGCATTTAATATCCCTGAAGCTAATGGTGTCCTGACCCTTCCCGAAGTCGTGGTTTTTGCCTCCGAGGGACTTGAGCAATCACAGATGAAGATTCGCGACTTTTTGTTCTCCGAATCATTTTTCATGGTCATTACCCTGCTGGTTAGCGGTTTTTTAATGATTCGTTTTGCCGGCAGCGTGCTTTACCTTGCCATTCAAGGCCGAATGGTTAAAGCGAAAAGGATTCGCCAGTTAATGGTTATTCCCATGAAAGGGGATAAGGCCCCATTCAGTTTCTTCAGCCTGGTGTTTGTTCCCGAACGATTGCTTTTTGACCCAGCGCTCGATCAGGTCTTGCTCCACGAGCAGGCCCACGCTAAAAACCTGCATTCACTCGATCTGATCTTCCTCGAGCTGCTCAGTATCTTTTTCTGGTTCCATCCTGTTATCTGGTATTTACGCCGCGAGATCAAGATGCAGCACGAATACGAAGCCGACCGCTTTGTCCTCAACCAGCACACAGATAAGGCAGGCTATCAGCAACTGTTGCTTAGCTTTTCCTTTACCGGTCATAGCCTACCCATTACCAATCCCTTTAACTTTTCACCTTTAAAAAAACGAATCATGATGATGAACAAACAAACAAAAAATCCAGTAATGAAGGCCATTTTGAGTCTTACGTTCTCAACAGGTCTTTTTG is a genomic window of Bacteroides sp. containing:
- a CDS encoding M56 family metallopeptidase — encoded protein: MNTLFTFLFWTSAYFILLGLVYHFLVRPQNNPGFSRVFLLGGLLLSLLAGFGFLVRTLAFNIPEANGVLTLPEVVVFASEGLEQSQMKIRDFLFSESFFMVITLLVSGFLMIRFAGSVLYLAIQGRMVKAKRIRQLMVIPMKGDKAPFSFFSLVFVPERLLFDPALDQVLLHEQAHAKNLHSLDLIFLELLSIFFWFHPVIWYLRREIKMQHEYEADRFVLNQHTDKAGYQQLLLSFSFTGHSLPITNPFNFSPLKKRIMMMNKQTKNPVMKAILSLTFSTGLFAMLLLLQSATIQATQPPLIPSEPEVVNLTVVGQLPESAPQPPSPPPPPRRAEPEADVIFTVVEDQPRFPGGEEARVQYMVENLRYPEEARDDGIQGTVFVTFVVEEDGNITGVKVLRGIGGGCDEEAVRVVKNMPTWTPGRQRGQNVRVQYNMPIRFVLNGGEKKEDTPGADMLRERIGTGEIVIFIDGEKIDAEVEDLNEIIKVEEIESMNVFRGEKARELYGHENVIAITRKKAEQE
- a CDS encoding BlaI/MecI/CopY family transcriptional regulator — encoded protein: MKELTKAEEQVMQILWEIKSGFVRDIRDKFREPRPAITTVSTIVRILEQKGFVKHKAYGKTHEYYPAVEKKTYTRVMMKGILRKYFSNSLRQMVSFFSQEKGLTVSELEELKRIIDEEIRKQEG